One Microplitis mediator isolate UGA2020A chromosome 3, iyMicMedi2.1, whole genome shotgun sequence DNA segment encodes these proteins:
- the LOC130665943 gene encoding uncharacterized protein LOC130665943, with amino-acid sequence MYAVNYLSQFNTNYNVEHWKAAKRVLRYLKGTLDYGLRFEQTGLALFAVVDANWGGDSTDRKSFTGYGFILVGSVISWEARKQKSVALSSTEAEYMAVAEATKEDLYLKGLLVSLGIQEESETVTIPNDNQSAISMIKNDVYHQRTKHIDVRHHFVRNEYAYGVIDVKYLCTERMPADMFTKGLSAIKHRKCVSNIGIVN; translated from the coding sequence ATGTACGCGGTGAATTATTTAAGTCAATTCAATACCAACTACAATGTCGAGCATTGGAAAGCCGCGAAAAGGGTTTTGAGGTATTTGAAGGGTACGTTAGATTACGGGTTGAGATTTGAGCAAACCGGGCTAGCTCTATTTGCCGTTGTAGATGCTAACTGGGGAGGGGACTCAACGGATCGTAAGTCGTTTACAGGGTATGGATTCATTCTGGTGGGATCTGTAATTAGTTGGGAAGCGCGTAAACAAAAATCGGTGGCGCTCTCAAGTACAGAGGCAGAGTATATGGCGGTAGCAGAGGCTACTAAAGAGGACCTATACTTGAAAGGCCTGTTAGTTAGTTTAGGTATACAGGAAGAATCAGAGACTGTCACGATACCGAATGATAATCAGAGCGCAATCAGTATGATCAAGAACGATGTATATCACCAGCGTACTAAGCATATAGATGTAAGACATCATTTTGTAAGAAATGAATATGCGTATGGTGTGATAGATGTAAAATATCTGTGTACAGAAAGAATGCCAGCAGATATGTTTACAAAAGGTTTGAGTGCTATTAAACACAGAAAATGTGTGAGCAATATAGGTATTGTAAATTAG